From a region of the Constantimarinum furrinae genome:
- a CDS encoding sensor histidine kinase, which produces MQNKKSLTRWFFLLISVFIISLILWNTYSFFNQLKENERNKMRIWASAQSEVEQIGLSSEGVSEMVIEVLQSNTTTPMILYTHKEDKYDVRNIQEKKLDSVKTRRNREKLAQQFATEYKPLEISYNGELLQTVYYGNSPLINKLKFYPAVLILIIVLFFTALYFFYQTSKSAEQNKLWAGMAKETAHQIGTPLSSLVGWTEILKTENVDQSYIVEIEKDVDRLRTITERFSKIGSLPTLVKKDLIAETQQSYDYLFRRTSKLIEFEIKLPAEPIYVQLNPQLYSWTIENLVKNAIDAMKGKGKITIEIESNSKNARVLISDTGKGIQKRNFKKVFNPGYTTKKRGWGLGLSLVKRIIEEYHNGRIRVLRSTLGEGTTMEITLRQL; this is translated from the coding sequence ATGCAAAATAAGAAATCGCTTACCCGATGGTTCTTTTTATTGATCTCGGTATTTATTATCAGTTTAATTTTATGGAATACCTATTCATTTTTTAATCAATTAAAGGAAAACGAGCGCAATAAAATGAGGATATGGGCCAGTGCGCAATCTGAAGTTGAGCAAATAGGATTGTCTTCCGAAGGAGTGAGCGAAATGGTGATCGAGGTACTGCAAAGCAATACGACCACTCCAATGATACTCTACACGCATAAAGAGGATAAATACGATGTGAGGAATATTCAGGAGAAAAAGCTCGATTCGGTAAAGACCCGAAGGAACCGGGAGAAACTGGCACAACAATTCGCTACAGAATATAAACCTCTTGAAATTAGTTATAATGGCGAACTGCTTCAAACCGTTTACTACGGAAATTCTCCACTTATAAATAAGCTTAAGTTTTATCCCGCCGTGTTAATTCTTATCATCGTATTATTTTTTACAGCCTTGTATTTCTTTTACCAGACGTCGAAGTCGGCCGAACAAAACAAGCTCTGGGCCGGAATGGCAAAAGAAACTGCGCATCAAATAGGCACTCCGCTGTCGTCATTGGTAGGTTGGACAGAAATTTTAAAGACTGAAAACGTGGACCAGAGTTATATTGTTGAAATCGAAAAGGACGTGGATCGCCTTCGCACCATCACGGAACGTTTTTCAAAAATAGGGTCACTTCCAACGCTGGTTAAAAAAGATCTGATAGCAGAGACCCAGCAGTCATATGATTATCTGTTCCGGCGAACTTCAAAATTAATTGAGTTTGAGATAAAGTTACCTGCTGAACCTATCTATGTACAACTCAATCCACAGTTGTACAGTTGGACCATAGAAAATCTGGTAAAGAATGCCATTGATGCCATGAAGGGAAAAGGCAAGATCACCATAGAGATTGAATCCAATTCAAAAAATGCGAGAGTATTAATAAGTGACACCGGTAAAGGAATTCAGAAAAGAAATTTTAAAAAAGTATTCAATCCCGGTTATACAACTAAAAAGCGCGGATGGGGACTAGGTCTATCGCTTGTTAAAAGGATTATAGAAGAATACCATAATGGAAGAATACGTGTTTTACGAAGTACGTTGGGAGAAGGTACTACTATGGAAATAACATTACGCCAGCTTTAA
- the greA gene encoding transcription elongation factor GreA — MSKVSYYTAEGLKKLRDELNQLKDVERPKASQAIAEARDKGDLSENAEYDAAKEAQGMLEMRISKLEETVANARLIDESQLDMSKVLVHSNVKIKNTANGMEMKYKLVAQSEADLKSGKISVDSPIGKGLLGKEVGEIAEIEVPNGKIFFEILEISRD; from the coding sequence AAAAAACTGAGAGATGAGCTCAATCAGTTAAAGGACGTGGAGCGACCCAAAGCTTCTCAGGCCATTGCTGAAGCGAGAGACAAAGGCGATCTTAGTGAAAATGCCGAATATGACGCCGCAAAAGAAGCGCAGGGAATGCTCGAAATGCGAATTTCTAAGCTGGAAGAGACTGTCGCAAATGCTCGTTTGATAGATGAATCGCAATTGGATATGTCTAAGGTTTTAGTGCATAGTAATGTGAAAATAAAGAATACCGCGAATGGGATGGAGATGAAGTACAAGCTGGTAGCCCAGAGTGAAGCCGACTTGAAATCCGGGAAGATTTCTGTAGATTCTCCTATTGGAAAGGGTTTATTGGGGAAGGAAGTTGGGGAGATTGCCGAAATTGAAGTGCCCAACGGAAAAATATTCTTTGAAATTCTTGAAATAAGCAGGGACTAA
- a CDS encoding flavin reductase family protein, protein MISIDPQQISTPKLHGYLLGAVTPRPICFASTVDREGNVNLSPFSFFNVFSANPPIMIFSPARRGRDNTTKHSYENVLEVKEVVINIVSFDMVQQMSLSSTEYPKGTNEFVKAGFTEIASDIVKPPRVKEAPVQFECKVNEVIALGKEGGAGNLVICEVVKLHMHERILDENGHIDPEKIDTVARMGGNWYSRAKSGMFQVPKPLTTLGIGVDAIPENIRKSTVLTGNDLGMLGNIEVLPGKESIDRFISASEELKALLQRGSSEAIHRKAQQFLCDGKISEAWKILLAEK, encoded by the coding sequence ATGATCTCTATTGACCCACAGCAAATAAGCACACCAAAATTACACGGATACCTCCTAGGGGCGGTTACACCTAGACCGATATGCTTTGCCAGTACTGTGGATCGCGAAGGAAATGTGAATCTTTCTCCTTTCAGTTTTTTTAATGTTTTTAGTGCTAATCCGCCAATTATGATATTTTCTCCTGCACGACGTGGCAGAGATAATACCACAAAACATTCTTATGAAAATGTGCTGGAAGTAAAGGAAGTTGTCATCAATATCGTGAGTTTCGATATGGTCCAGCAGATGTCATTGTCCTCAACCGAGTATCCAAAAGGTACAAACGAATTTGTAAAGGCAGGATTTACAGAAATTGCATCCGATATTGTAAAACCGCCGCGTGTTAAGGAAGCCCCGGTTCAATTTGAATGTAAAGTGAATGAGGTTATTGCTTTGGGGAAAGAGGGCGGAGCAGGAAATCTGGTGATCTGTGAAGTAGTGAAATTGCATATGCATGAACGAATCCTGGATGAGAACGGACATATAGATCCCGAAAAGATAGATACCGTAGCCCGTATGGGAGGGAATTGGTACAGCCGAGCCAAAAGCGGAATGTTTCAAGTGCCAAAACCGCTAACCACCCTTGGAATTGGGGTTGATGCTATTCCGGAAAATATTAGAAAAAGTACGGTGTTAACCGGGAACGATCTTGGAATGTTGGGAAATATTGAAGTACTTCCCGGGAAAGAATCAATTGATAGATTTATTTCAGCTTCGGAGGAATTAAAAGCGCTTTTACAGCGTGGTTCTTCGGAAGCAATTCATAGAAAAGCCCAGCAATTTCTATGCGACGGAAAAATTTCCGAAGCCTGGAAGATATTGTTAGCTGAAAAATAA
- a CDS encoding HIT family protein, with the protein MASIFTKIIEGEIPSYKIAEDENFIAFLDINPNSKGHTLCVPKEEVDKIFDLGEHMYLQLMQFSRRVAIALEKTVPCKRVGMAVIGLEVPHVHVHLIPINEMQDMTFSNKISMTPKEFEVLASEIRMKLV; encoded by the coding sequence ATGGCATCTATTTTTACAAAAATAATTGAAGGAGAAATACCGAGCTATAAGATCGCTGAAGACGAGAATTTTATAGCATTTCTCGATATTAACCCTAATTCAAAGGGACATACCTTATGCGTCCCAAAAGAAGAAGTTGATAAGATCTTCGATCTGGGAGAACATATGTATCTGCAGCTCATGCAATTTTCGAGAAGGGTGGCTATCGCTTTAGAAAAGACGGTTCCCTGTAAGCGCGTTGGGATGGCGGTGATTGGCCTGGAGGTGCCTCATGTTCATGTTCATTTAATTCCTATCAATGAAATGCAGGATATGACCTTTTCGAACAAAATTTCAATGACACCCAAGGAGTTTGAGGTATTGGCTTCAGAAATTAGAATGAAGTTAGTTTAA
- a CDS encoding DUF3127 domain-containing protein, which produces MEIQGKIKMIDETKTYGTNGFRKREMVITTEEQYPQHILVEFVQDKTDLLNNFKEGQNVKVSINLRGREWVNPQGETKYFNSITGWRIENLSDSVSGDMPPMPPVEAFEPANDLNEEDHDDLPF; this is translated from the coding sequence ATGGAAATACAAGGAAAGATAAAAATGATCGATGAGACTAAAACCTACGGGACTAACGGTTTTAGAAAAAGAGAAATGGTAATTACCACCGAAGAGCAGTATCCACAACATATTTTGGTAGAATTTGTTCAGGACAAGACCGATCTATTAAATAATTTTAAAGAAGGTCAGAATGTAAAGGTTAGTATAAACCTACGGGGTCGCGAATGGGTAAACCCACAGGGTGAAACCAAATATTTTAATTCGATCACAGGCTGGCGAATTGAAAACCTATCCGATTCAGTTTCGGGAGATATGCCTCCAATGCCTCCGGTGGAAGCGTTCGAGCCTGCGAATGACCTGAACGAAGAAGATCACGACGATCTTCCGTTTTAG